A region of the Edaphobacter lichenicola genome:
AGGGTGATGTCGGTGTCGCCGACGGAGCTGGAGGAGGTCATGTTTTCGATGCCGGGGATGCGCGAGAACTCACTCTCGAGTGGGGTGGCGACGGTCGAGGCCATGGAGTCGGGGTTGGCGCCGGGGATCGAGGCGGAGACGTGGATGGTGGGGTACTCGACCTCGGGCAGGTTGCTGACGGGAAGGGAGAGGTAGCTGAGCAAGCCGAAGCCTGCGATGGCGGAGATGAGCAGCGTTGTGGTGATGGCGCGACGGATGAAGAACTCGGTAAAGCGCATGGAGGGAACCTCGTCGGCAGATGTGGCTCAGGGTGCGCCGTTGCGCACGGTGTTGTTGGTGAGGGAATCATGCGGGGACGAGCTGGAGGGTACGTCGATGGGAGAGACCCTCGCGCCGGGGGTGAGGCGCAGCTGGCCTTCGGTGACGATCATGTCTCCAGGGCGGAGGCCGCTGCCTAGAACTGCAACTTCGCTGGCTGCCTGCGGGGAGGGTGGGGGCCGATACGTACGCAGCACGGTGACGGGGACCATGGTTGCGACGCTTGCTTGAATGCGCCACGCGTACTTTCCCTCGAGGCCCTGCTGGATGGCGGACTGCGGAACGACGAGCTGGTTGGCGTCAACCCGCAGACGGAGGCGGACGTTGACGAACTCGCCGGGCCAGAGTGCTCCGTCGGTGTTGGGGAATGTGGCCTTGAGCCGGATGGTGCCGGTAGCGGGATCGACGGTGTTGTCGATGAAGTCGAGACGGCCTTTGCCTAGAGGTACGTCACCAGGGCCGGCCTCGACTTCGAGGGGGCCGAGGGAGCTGAGGCGCTGTACTTCGGCGAGGGCTTGCTCTGGAACGCCGAAGGTGACGCGGATGGGCGCGAGCTGAAGGAGGGTGACGAGCGTTGTGTCGTTTTCGCGAATCACGTTGCCGGCTTTGACCATGGCGGCACCGGCACGGCCTGCGATGGGAGCGACGACCTGGGCGAAGCTGAGCTGCAGTTGTGTCTGGGCGAGGCGAGCGCGGTCGGCGTTGATGGCCCCGGCGGCGGCGGCGATTGCGGACTTGTCGGCCTGGAGGCTGGCGCGCGTGGTGTCGCTTGCGGTGACGGCTTGCTTAACACTCTGGCCGGAGAGGACGCCGAGCTCGCCTAACTTGACGGCGGTGTCCGCCTCGGACTGGCTCTGCTTCTGCGAGGCCGCATCTCGCGCGGCGATGGCGGTCGCTTGTTGCTCCATTGCGATGTCACGAGAGAGCTCGGCTTGCTGTTGTGCCTGCTGGCGGCTTAACGTGTCGCGGTCGATGGTGAAGAGTAGCTGGCCCTTGGTAACGTTTTGTCCTTCTGTGAAGGCGACCTCTTTGATCTGCCCGGCTACGCGCGGCTTGACCTCGACACTCTCGACGGCCTCGACGTTGCCAACTGCTGCGATCTCGAGCGGCACATCCTGCGATACGGCACGGGCGATGTGAACGGGGACGCCCTCGGGAGGAGAGGTATTGGCATGGGCCACGACACGGGAGCAGGACGCGAGGGGAATGCAGATTAATGTGCAGAGAAGCGCGAGGGTTTTGTTCGCCTGCATAGCGGTAGTACCTCAGTGTCAGGATGAGCCTCGGGGGCGGCGCCTGAAAACCGATATGCAGCCGGATACGCTAAAGCTGCAGGGAGGATGGCAGGACGCGCGGTGGAGTATGTCGCTGCTGGCTTCGCTGGCTTTGAGATAGATGCGGGGGAGAGCTTCAGGTATTGGGATAGTGAGTCAGTTTGATGTGAACGACTCAACTTGCCGAAGAGCCGATTTTCCGGGCACCTCTAGCGAAAGGGCCTTTTCATTCTTGTCCAGCATGCGGATGATGATTCGACTTGGCGAAATGGAATCGAACGAGGGCGTGGAGATGCCTTGGAATGCCGGAAATATTCTCAGGATCAACTCGACTCAGGTCCAACGCTACGAACGATATTTACGATTGATTTGGGAGTGGCACATGAAGATCCTCTGCATCGGCATGGCGTTGCAGTATTGGCTGTTCCACCCACTTCCACGACAAAGCAGCGTAGCAAAGCGTCACCGCAAGGGCCACGGCTGCGGAGGCCAAAGAGTGACGGGTAAACTGTCGTATAAACACGAGTGCGGCGAGATGAATTAGATAGACGGAATAGCTGATACGTCCGAGATACACCATTGGTCTGGTTCGTAGAAAGTTAACGCAACGACCGCTCAATATCCAGATAAACCCAGCTGCGTAGCCCACGAGGATGAGTTCGTACAGCCAGACATTAACTAATGCTGTGTCTGCGCCAGGTTGGAACCAGGGATGCATGGAGAGCATGCACAGCGCAAACACTATTATTGCGGCCAACCATGATCCTTTTATTCCCCATCGAAATATGGCTGCCGGGTAGTGACGCCAAACCATTGCGATCAATGCACCTGCAGCCAGGAGATCCATTCGAAAAGGCAACGCAGTATAGATTAGCCAATGACGCGTGAAATAGGCGGTTGCAAACCAGCGAAGCAGCGGCGCGGCAAGAATCAGCACCCCTGACAGCCATGCGAGCGCCCTCTCACTCAGCAGATAAACCAGAATAGGCCATATAAGGTAGAACTGCTCTTCCACTGCGAGCGACCATAGAACCCCATGCCCGTAAGGCACCGGTGGCGCAAAGGCAGGCATGTTCATCAAGAAGAAGTACAAGTACCAGCGGTGCGTCCAGGCCCATCCAAACAACACGGACGTAACGATAAGAAACAAGATGTAGGGCG
Encoded here:
- a CDS encoding efflux RND transporter periplasmic adaptor subunit, which codes for MQANKTLALLCTLICIPLASCSRVVAHANTSPPEGVPVHIARAVSQDVPLEIAAVGNVEAVESVEVKPRVAGQIKEVAFTEGQNVTKGQLLFTIDRDTLSRQQAQQQAELSRDIAMEQQATAIAARDAASQKQSQSEADTAVKLGELGVLSGQSVKQAVTASDTTRASLQADKSAIAAAAGAINADRARLAQTQLQLSFAQVVAPIAGRAGAAMVKAGNVIRENDTTLVTLLQLAPIRVTFGVPEQALAEVQRLSSLGPLEVEAGPGDVPLGKGRLDFIDNTVDPATGTIRLKATFPNTDGALWPGEFVNVRLRLRVDANQLVVPQSAIQQGLEGKYAWRIQASVATMVPVTVLRTYRPPPSPQAASEVAVLGSGLRPGDMIVTEGQLRLTPGARVSPIDVPSSSSPHDSLTNNTVRNGAP
- a CDS encoding acyltransferase family protein — protein: MQVTQSASGKMPDGKRITQLDGLRAIAVLMVFMSHAVRSQLLWSGVDLFFILSGFLITGVLLDLRSQNTWRTYIVAFYKRRAQRILPPYILFLIVTSVLFGWAWTHRWYLYFFLMNMPAFAPPVPYGHGVLWSLAVEEQFYLIWPILVYLLSERALAWLSGVLILAAPLLRWFATAYFTRHWLIYTALPFRMDLLAAGALIAMVWRHYPAAIFRWGIKGSWLAAIIVFALCMLSMHPWFQPGADTALVNVWLYELILVGYAAGFIWILSGRCVNFLRTRPMVYLGRISYSVYLIHLAALVFIRQFTRHSLASAAVALAVTLCYAALSWKWVEQPILQRHADAEDLHVPLPNQS